The Elaeis guineensis isolate ETL-2024a chromosome 11, EG11, whole genome shotgun sequence genomic interval ATTATGTGCTTCTTTATTCTGTTCTACACAGACCAGTGGAATTCCTGTTTCAGAGCTTCGACAGCATCTCTTTATGCTTCGTGACAGTGATGCTACTCAACATCTGTTCGAAGTATCAGCAGGGCTTGACTCTCTTGTCCTGGGAGAAGGACAGATCCTTGCACAAGTTAAACAAGTTGTTAGAATTGGGCAAGGTAGCAGAGGATTGGGGAAGAACGTTGACAGGATGTTCAAGGATGCAATCACTGCTGGAAAGCGGGTTCGTAGTGAGACTAACATTTCATCTGGTGCAGTCTCTGTCAGCTCAGCTGCAGTTGAATTAGCACTGATGAAGTTTCCAAAGTCCCACCTGCCATCTGCCAGAATGCTGGTGATTGGAGCTGGCAAGATGGGGAAACTTGTGATCAAACATCTTGCTGCAAAAGGATGCAAAAGAATCATGGTTGTAAACCGGTCAGTGGAAAAGGTAGATGCTATACGTGAGGAAATGAAAGATGTTGAAATAATCTACAAACCTTTCACTGACATGCTATCTTCAGCTGCTGAAGCTGATGTAGTGTTCACGAGCACAGCATCTGAGACACCGTTATTTTTGAAAGAACATGTCAAAACTCTTCCCCCTGTGAGCAATGCTATTGGGGGTGCAAGGTTTTTCATTGACATTTCTGTTCCTAGGAACATAGGGTCCTGTGTTTCAGATCTTGAATGTGCACGAGTGTACAATGTTGATGACCTCAAAGAAGTTGTGGAAGCCAATAAAGAAGATCggctaaggaaagcaatggaagCTAAAGCAATTATCACTCAAGAATTGAAGCGGTTTGAGGCATGGAGGGACTCTCTGGAGACTGTCCCCACCATCAAGAAATTAAGGTCCTATGCTGATAGAATTAAGGCTTCTGAGCTTGAGAAATGTTTACAAAAGATTGGTGATGATGCACTGACAAAGAAAATGAGAAAGGCTATAGAAGAGCTTAGCAGTGGTATAGTCAACAAGCTTCTTCATGGCCCATTGCAGCACTTGAGATGTGACGGCAGCGACAGCAGAACACTTGATGAGACCCTTGAAAATATGCATGCACTCAATCGGATGTTCAGTCTAGACACCGAGAAAGCAATCTTGGAGCAAAAGATTAAAGCCAAGGTGGAGAAAACTCAGAGTTAAGCTTATAGAAGCGTTGAATAATCTACTGCTACATTGTCAGAGGTCTTTCATCTGTATGTATTCATCTTCACACCTTTTGGTCGATTTGTCTGCACATTCTACTTACCTGATCCTCTATTTTTCAATTAGAGAACCTCCTCAGCTCCTCATTGAATTCAGCAACTATATCAAGATATGGTGACCCCCTATGTGGTATTTCCTTATAGAGAGATGGTAAAGGCTCCCTCAGCTCTCTATAGTTTTCATTTGCAGCTGGTGTTATACGATGGCCATTTAAATTTATAGGAACCGGTCAGTTACCAGGGAATTCAATCTGCTAATGGGACGTGTCAAGGTCCGCAGTAATATGTTAATACATTGATTTTTGTCTATTTAGCATTTACTTCAGAAAAGATCTTCTGATTCATGCTTGGTGATGTGGGGTTGGATCTATGCAATTATTTATCCAATACTATTTTGATGGAGATAAAAATTTGGCatggtttgaatttttttttttttttttgtggtgaaCGCATGGTTTAAAACTTAAAAAGAATTCATCGATTCTTATCATGGTACAAATGGTGCGGTAGATTGGGCTTGCCGGATCTGGATATTTCCTACTCCTCTTGAAAATCTGGTATTCTAATTCCTATTGATGTATTTATACATGATGTAGAGTAAATCTAATTAGAACTAATATCTAAAAAGAAAATCTAATTAGATATTATGGGATATGAAGAGCTGCGAAACGTAGcctctttgtaagtttttcatCCTCATTTTAGATATTTGGTATAAGATGTGATGTCCCCGTAGCCTTATTCCTGCATGACATAGTCTAGCATTTCGACCCCCATAAATTTTTTTCAGTTATATAGAGATCTATCAAAAGTCGCTAGTGAGTCAAAATTCAGGTATTAAAAAGTAGTTCATGAAGCCAAGCGATCTTATCTCAATTCGTTGGTGTCTTTATCTAATGGCCCTGCTCAGACCTCGCTTTCAACCCTTGGTAATGGCATATTTCCACCATTGTTCcgaccaaaaaagaaaagaaaagaacgtaagaaaaaaaaaaaaaaatgtagctgATGAAATCAGTGTTCCAAGTGGTGAAAACAAATTTTGGATCTAGTCTAATTGGGCAGTAGTtgcagtttttctaatttagtggtTAGTTTGTCCTCCATCACATGATTGGAGCAAAGCATGGTGCTTATACAGTCCTTGGGCTCCCCAAGCTAATACAACGTTTTATAAGGGGAAGTTAAGACAAAGCTTTGGAACAAGCATCTTAATCAGCTTAGGGCACCATGGCCTTAACTTAGGTCATCCAACTAATACAATGCTTCCTGCGGTAcaggtccctttttttttttttttttttgggacgaggATAGAGATCCTTTTTGTGGGGCATTTCTACAGTGGTAAAAGGCTGGACTGAAAAGGCACAAGCCGCTGACAAGTGCTGGAGTCCTTCAAAATAATCACTTTCCGTAAAAACAAAATGTGAAAGATTAGATCTATCTCCAATCCACACCTCCTAAGACTAGGTAGTGGTACCCTAACCAACATAATGCTTCCAGTGCCCATGTCACAGTTTTTCTCGCTGGTTCTGAATGTTGGAAAGAGCAGTGAGACAAATTAGAGTCGCTAAAGATAGCCTCCATCCAGCCATCCAGCTATTAGAGAACTACCGGCTTCACAGAAATACTTGACGGAAAAAGTAGCAATCAGAACTGATTCTTAGCATTTTTCCTTCAATAATCATGGGTCTCAGTGCGCTTTGCAAGAACACCATAGTTAGCCTTCTGCGGAAAATTATTGGCCAGGTCAAAGCCAAATAGCTCCAATATGGGCTGAGGATCATGCTCACGATACATGGGAGCTTTCTAGAAGATGAGAGCTGCTCTTTCTCAAGAATGAAGTTATTTCCAGATGTAAGACATCATCCCAAGAGTTGGAATGCCCTTGCTGTCACACATCTTATTGTCATGACCATCTTCCAGCAGGGAATGTCATCCCAGCTGGAATACAGTGGGGTGCCTTGAAGCGCTGCTCCGGCACTCTCTTTCCCTTTTATGATTGCTAAACTTGTTATGCGCTCAAAGGAATTTATGCAGCTAGAgactgaatttgaaattcaaggaTTGCCGGACGAGGGATCAGCAGAAAGAGTTTCACATAAGATCATATATAATTTATCATAAGTTACGGTAACAAAATGAACTACTTCACTAGCTAGCTAGTAAGGCTTCTAAGGCTGTCGTCACCATCCATACTTTCGTTCGTATGTATTTTGTTTTCATCCATTATATGATTCGCATCTCTCCTCCTGCTTTACGAAGGTTCAGAAGTTGGGGCCAGCAGCAAGGATTTCCTCGGTTAGCTTGCTGTCCTTTCCGATCTTGTAGTTCGCAAACACCTCGAAGTTCTTCTTGAACAGACCAGCGAGCTTCAGCAGAGTCTCCTTGTAGGCCGCTTTGTCCTCCCACTGTCCACCAAACAAACCCATCGAGGCCCAAGGCGATCCACGTACAAAAGGATCCATTGGAATAGCATTCAGCATGCAGTGAAAATGTGGATTGGATGATGAAGGATGAACGCAAAAGAAAGAGTTAAGAAACAAGaacaacttacggtgttcaccgGGTCCAGGATTTCGGATGGCACGCCTTCGACTTCAGCCGGGATCTCCAGCCCGAACACCTCCGTCTTTTTGTAACCGGCGGTCAGGAGGCTACCAGAGTGTATGGCATCAATGATCTTCCGAGTGTACGCCAGCTTAATGCGATTCCCAACACCATATCTGCCGACCGGGGAAAGAGAAAGACGGAACGTTGTCAAATGGAAACACAACGCTCCATCTGATCCAGAATCCGAGTGAGAATGATTGATGCTAATAATTATTACCTTCCACCAGACCAGCCGGTGTTGACAAGCCACCCAGTGGCACCATACCTGTGCATTTTCTCGGCCAGCATGGCCGCATACCTAGTgggatggagcatgatgaatgcTGCTCCGAAGCAAGCAGAGAAAGTCGCCTGCGGCTCTTTGATGCCATCTTCCGTGCCAGCCACCTAATATATTTAGTAGTAGTGTAGAAACAATCAACCAACAAATACAAAAATTCCAAATTTAGGGTGGTTAATTGCAAGGTTGGGGTTCGAGGATGAAATCGTGTACCAGTGCAGTGTAGCCGCTGATGAAATGGTACATGGTCTGAGCAAGGCTCAACTTGCTCACAGGTGGGAGCACGCCAAAAGCATCACACGCCAGGAGGATCACATTTTTGGGGTGCGGCCCAACGCACGGAATCTGTGCATTGGGGATGTATTCAATGGGATAAGAAGCGCGAGTGTTTTCTGCCAAAATACAGCAAGCAACCACCAGCAACGTCAGATACAGCACAGCACACACAC includes:
- the LOC105054529 gene encoding glutamyl-tRNA reductase 2, coding for MAAVSGCAAPFAGPNAAPFLRRKSPHAPFSATYSGFRIGPRAPIYVGNRRGSLRRSPRCEAGVDLAEDRTASRASSFSALEQFKISADRYMKERSSIAVIGLSVHTAPVEMREKLAVPEAQWPRAIEELCSLNHIEEAAVLSTCNRMEIYVVALSWHRGIREVTEWMAKTSGIPVSELRQHLFMLRDSDATQHLFEVSAGLDSLVLGEGQILAQVKQVVRIGQGSRGLGKNVDRMFKDAITAGKRVRSETNISSGAVSVSSAAVELALMKFPKSHLPSARMLVIGAGKMGKLVIKHLAAKGCKRIMVVNRSVEKVDAIREEMKDVEIIYKPFTDMLSSAAEADVVFTSTASETPLFLKEHVKTLPPVSNAIGGARFFIDISVPRNIGSCVSDLECARVYNVDDLKEVVEANKEDRLRKAMEAKAIITQELKRFEAWRDSLETVPTIKKLRSYADRIKASELEKCLQKIGDDALTKKMRKAIEELSSGIVNKLLHGPLQHLRCDGSDSRTLDETLENMHALNRMFSLDTEKAILEQKIKAKVEKTQS